TTGATTGGTCCTTGTCAGCCTCTCTCACTTGCGCACTTAGTTACTTCCGCCTTAAATACTGTAGAAAAATAAGCCATCTCTGACGCAAGGAGACCCAGTAGAGTCTGCGCACGTGCAGAAGGATGGGCGGCTCCTCTGGAGTGGGCTGGGGGGTCTTCTGCTGACCTTGCCTCGGCAGGCGTGGAGCCTCGAGGATGCTGCACCAAGCTGGGGAGCCGAGGGGCCCGGGCCACTGGTGGCAGAGTTCCCACCTCGGCATCTTTGGGCCACATCAACAGTCCTTCAGTGGGCATGCCTCCAGCATCCCACGTTCTGTTGCCATGACACACCTAGGGccctggggctctctgggcaggcaCTGaaccctccagccccaccctcagTCTCACGCCCACCGCTAAGCAGGCATAGGCAGAACTCCCCAGCACTGTTTCCAGGTCCCTGGGGCGTGTCCCCAGGGCCAAGGGGCCTCAGGTGGGCACTGAGGCAGGGCCTAGTCCAGGGGCTCCTGCTTTATTCGGACAGCAGTCGGGGTGGGCTGCGGCCGCCGCTCCTCCCGGCAAAGCACATACTCGCTGAACTGGGAGGAGTCCACACCACCCCCGCAGGATGCCGCCACGATGAAACCCCTCTGGAACAGCCTCTCCAGGACCTGCCGGAGAAGAAACAAGGGTCAGCGATGCCCCGCTGCAAGAGTCTGCCTGGCTTAGTCTGGTGGGCAGGTGGGTACTAGCCTCGACGAGCTGCCTTCTCCTGTTAAAATCTGTCTTGCTTACTGACAGAGGTCCCAGCAGAGCCACGAGTTGGCCGCCGCtgaagggacagaagcagccagaCCCTGGGGCCCCTCAAGTGACCAGACCTGGATGGGTGACCACTCTGCTGCCCTCAGGGGTCCACAGCCTTGATGCAAGAAGGCAGAGAGCACCTTTGGGCCCCTCCTGTTTTCTGGTGTAACCTGTCCCTCTCTCCAGATGCACGGTCCCAGGCCCCCCCTCCCTCACTGAGGCCCCCGTAATAGagaccctgcccccagccttgggGCAGCCACCTGCTTCCCTGAGCTGTGAGTCCCAGATGGTTTGAGGCCTGGGGGCCCATCAGCTCGAGGGAGCTCAGCGTGGAGAGGAGTCCTTCTCTCTGAGTCTCTGCAGGTCTCCATGTCCATATGGGTTTGTGCCTCTGTGAGGGTGGGGTCTGGACACTGTGTCTGACACCGTGTCCTGCCACTGGCAAGTTCTGGTGGACAGCCTGCGGAATCTGTGCACGGGGAAACTTTTCCCACAAAGTTTACTCTGGCCCAAGCCTGAAATGGGAGTCTGCTCTTAGGTCTGGGAGAGCAGGTGGAAGATGGGTCTCCATGCCATCTGGGGCTTCCCGACTCAGACCCATCTGGGGAAGGCCAGTCCAGAAACGCTCTGGCAGCTGTTTGGGTGAGAGTAGCCCCAGGTCAGCACAATGAGGAAAGGCCACCTCTATTCTCAGCCTCTGACCTGCCGCTCCTACTGCTTGGGTTTAATTTGAATCCAAAGTCAGACTCTGGGTGTCAAATGAAGCACACTTTGTTAAAAAGACTCCAGGCCATTTTTACAGAAcatccttttggaaaaaaaaaagcacagatcaATTTTTTTAAGTCCATCCCCCAGGCGCCATCATTTAATTATGAGCAGGACATAAATTATGCATCGACACATTGTTGCCTTTTCTGTAAGATGGCACAGAGGGCCTCGCCATTTCAGGGACGGGGCCTCTCCCTCcaactccctctgctgccccagggtttCGGGGAGGCAGGGGCGGGCCCTCACCTGCACCGAGTTGAGCCGGCAGTAGCCGTTGAGCGGGAAGCGGATGACGTGCGTGGGGTCCTGGTTCCAGCCGGCGTTGACCGAGTTGCACATGACGTCCCCGGTCTCGGGGAAGACCTCCTCGATGAGGGCCTTCTCGCCGCTGAGCGCGATCCGCTCACCCAGGTCCGGCGTGACGCGCACCACCAGGCAGTCGCAGGCCCGGCTGCGGCGccgctgctcctgctcctgctgccagcgctCCAGCTCGCGCACCATGGGCTGCAGCTGGTAGTACCGCGCCTCCTCGTACAGCAGGCTGAAGTCCTGCGGGCATGCGCAGACGGGTGCGGGGCGTGGGGGTCTGCCCTGCAAACTCCGCCCCCATCACAATTCCACTGGGACGGCAATCCCCcgccaccccaacacacacacacacacacacacacacacacacacacacacacacacacacacacacacacacacacacacacacacacacacacacacacaccccgtacCAATGGAAAAAATAAGGCTCTTGTGAAGGCGTGCAAACTCAAGGAGTCTCGCCTTCCTAGGGCAGTGGCTGGTATGCACCTGTGCCAGACCCCCTGAGCCCTTCCATCTGGACCCAAGCAATGGAGGGTTGCTTCATCCCCCTGAAGCAGGGAGAAGCTTCTGGAAAAGCTGGGAGGCTAGActggaggagctgcaggctgtgTCTTTTCCTAGGGACCTGCTGCTTTCTGAGAGGAGAAGCTGGGCTGGGCAAAGGGCAGCCCTGTCCTCACCCACCCTGGAGGAGCTCACTATCCAGCAGGGAGgcaaaatagacttttttttttgccggGGTTGGACTTTCGACACCATTATTTGAgaccttttctgagcctcagtttcctcgtctataaaatggaTGGAAACAACCAGCTCAGAGATGGGGTGAGGCTTAAATGACAAGAAGATGGGCCCCTGCCCTAGCAGACAGTGTGAGGGGGTGTCTGGGGGGACACCCACCTCTCACCAGCAGCCCAGTCCTGGGCTGGCGGGCTCACACTAACCATCCCTCAGGCCCTGATATCAGCCCTCCGCCCCGGTCAAACACAGGTCCACCCACACTGCCCCAGCTCTGGGTAGCCGAGAACCCATGATTTACGCCATTCAGCTCAAGTCCAGCTGGTGAGCCTGAGGACCCCCGGGGAGAAGCAAGAAACCCTCAAAGAAGGCCCACCCCTCTGGCCCTAAGTCCTGCCGCCTGCTGACTGACCCTAGCCTTTGGGGCCACCCCTAGGGAAGCCTCCTTGGACCCAAGGACCCATCCATCCCTCCACATGGGTTCCTCAGGGCCCCATGCTGGGCCTCTGCTCTCATCCACTCGAAATTTTAAATATCTGCAAACCAGCAACCCCTACGTCTTTCCTCATAGTCCAGAACATTCCCCCGGAGGCTCCACCAGCTCTTCCACACAGGAATGGGATGCCACACTCCCCTCAGCCTGTCCTACCCTGGGCCCCTACACAACCACTCAGGACTCAAGCTACAGCTGGAGGCACCCTCGAGAGCCCCTGATCCCTGCCATCCACACACATGGCTTTTGCATCCTTTTCCTGAACATGAGTCTAATCGTCTGCAGATCTGATGGTCATTCCCCTGCTCACCATCCTTCCACTGCATTCAGGGTAAAATACCAAATGTGGAGCCGGCCGCCAAGGACATTGAACAGCAGCCTTCCTTCCTGCTCGTCCCTTCCCGGTTCATAAGGCCCCAGGCGGACACCTCCAGTTGTGGAATGTACAAGTGCTgtccccacttcccaccccccAAAGCCTTCACACTTGTTTGTCCCCGATCCTCCATCACTACCCGGAGACACAtctttcctccaaaccccccggGGCCAGGTTCCTCGTGGGTCACTCTCACAGAACCCTCTGCCTCTCTGAAGCGTTTGTCCCTGTGGGAGTCAAGTGTTTTTTGGTTCAATATCTATCTTCCTACTGGACTGTAACCATGGTGGGGACAGGACCCCCTTCTGCCTCGTGTTTCATCTCATGTTCAGCCTGATTTCAGTTGCTGGCACCCAGTAACTGAACTGAATGAAAGATAAAACAGCCCCAAGGCCATTGGGTCCTCTGTGTGCCAGAAGGAAGGACATTTGCTCGTTGGAGCTGGGGTAGCCTGGGCCTGGGATTCCTGCTTCCTGGCTCCCTGTGTCGTGAGGGGCCCAGTACCAAGGCAGGACTCTAGGAAGCATGTCCACTGCCCCATCCAGGTTCGCCCGGAGACCTGGGGGGAACCTTGTTTAAGGGTGTTTGGTTTGGATCAGGGTTTTCCCCCTGCAAAGtgccaaaaaggaaaatttgggAACCTCTAACTCCAGCCCTTCAACACAACAAACATGAAACTGGGGTGAGCGCCACTGCCACTGCTTAATTGTTGTTACACTCTGATAAATAAGCTAAAAATGTGAGAAAACAAAATTAGTTTAGAAAAACTGATTTAGCCCTTGGCTTCATCGTTTAAGTTTTTATGGTTGCCATGACAACCATGGGTCCATTTATTAAGTCACAGCGTCCCCTGTGTAATGCCATCGCACAGGCAGCGCAGGCGAGCCGCCGGCTGCGGACTTACCTTGAAGTCATCCGGGAGCAGCAGTTTCGACGTCCTCAGGAAGCTCAGGACATAGCGGAAAATCTCCCCATCCCGGTCGATGAAATAATGTTGCTTCAAACTGTCCAGGACGATGGGCTCGGTGCCGTTGAAGAGGCGGCTTATTCTGGGAGACATGGAGGGTGGGATGTCAGATGGAAAGGCCGGTCCACCTGCCCCGCCTGCAATCCGTAGGGCCCATCCTGCTGGAGGGGCAAGGGGCCTTACACGGGTGACCCTGGGATCACACCAGGCCTGAAAGGGATGTCTGCACACGCCAGGGCAGCCAGGCCACCAGTGCAGCAACCAGCACATGCACACACCCCGCCTACCCTTACAAGCCACAGGCAGAGAGAGACACACCCAGCTGTACACACCCACTGGCCGACGCAGGTTACAAGCCTGGAAGACTACAGTGAGACACAGCCACGCTGTCCCATGCACACAAACCCTTGCCAGACAGACTCGCCTAGAATCTCCCGCCGACAATCAGACACTCCAACACACAGCCACACGCCCAGTGAACCCATGTAGACCTGCCCAGATACTCTTGGGTCACACACAACCATCTCCCCCATCGTGAACAAGCATTGGATGCGGGCACAGGGTCACAGGGTCCCCTCTTCTTGCAGCACACAAATCACAGGCAGACCCAGACCCATCCAGGTGATGGACACACCAGGCAACACGACTCCACCACAGGCCTGGCTGTGTACActcgacaaacccacagacaaACCACCCACAGCCTCGCCTTGCACTCAGAGAGCCCTAGGGGAGAACAGAGGCA
This genomic interval from Vicugna pacos chromosome 9, VicPac4, whole genome shotgun sequence contains the following:
- the KCTD15 gene encoding BTB/POZ domain-containing protein KCTD15 — protein: MPHRKERPSGSSLHTHGSTGTAEGGSMSRLSLTRSPVSPLAAQGIPLPAQLTKSNAPVHIDVGGHMYTSSLATLTKYPDSRISRLFNGTEPIVLDSLKQHYFIDRDGEIFRYVLSFLRTSKLLLPDDFKDFSLLYEEARYYQLQPMVRELERWQQEQEQRRRSRACDCLVVRVTPDLGERIALSGEKALIEEVFPETGDVMCNSVNAGWNQDPTHVIRFPLNGYCRLNSVQVLERLFQRGFIVAASCGGGVDSSQFSEYVLCREERRPQPTPTAVRIKQEPLD